A region of Vigna radiata var. radiata cultivar VC1973A chromosome 6, Vradiata_ver6, whole genome shotgun sequence DNA encodes the following proteins:
- the LOC106764147 gene encoding uncharacterized protein LOC106764147 encodes MNNCSAGNWIGLLQLKRRSMAILPSLAVPSTPTFRVKVFQCQPCQFHRCSEIYFPRLRSYNRTRSFIVSMAEHNEPNEVKMKIGIMREKLKGTIPVFVQEFPWKKAEHIFLEKLLNLAQEAVKWSLVLFLIYSFVSDVVYTLSINRELVIPIGLFAGCLVADFLKEISQELFHRSEEKVLKWRLLGMYFIFVFVKIMSSWFATLPRVFLLHVASGGLMQVLWHWRNLIEDAKNQQERSNFSNLETS; translated from the exons ATGAATAATTGCTCTGCAGGGAACTGGATTGGGTTGTTGCAGCTGAAGCGGAGAAGCATGGCGATTTTGCCTTCGCTTGCAGTTCCTTCAACTCCCACGTTTCGG GTAAAGGTGTTTCAATGCCAACCCTGCCAATTCCACAGATGCTCAGAAATATACTTTCCCCGTCTAAGAAGTTATAATCGAACTAGATCATTCATTGTATCAATGGCAGAGCATAATGAACCCAATGAGGTTAAGATGAAGATTGGAATCATGAGGGAGAAACTCAAAGGAACAATACCAGTCTTTGTTCAAGAATTTCCTTGGAAAAAAGCTGAGCATATATTTCTAGAGAAACTTCTTAATCTTGCACAAGAGGCAGTGAAATGGtctcttgttttgtttttaatttatagctTTGTGTCAGACGTTGTATATACGTTGTCCATAAACCGTGAACTGGTAATTCCTATTGGCCTCTTTGCTGGCTGTCTTGTGGCTGATTTCTTGAAGGAGATATCACAAGAATTGTTTCATAGATCTGAG GAAAAGGTTTTGAAATGGCGTCTTCTGGGAATGTACttcatttttgtgtttgtgaagATCATGTCCTCATGGTTTGCAACACTGCCTCGTGTATTTCTATTGCATGTCGCAAGTGGGGGACTGATGCAGGTTTTGTGGCATTGGAGAAATTTGATTGAAGATGCAAAGAACCAACAAGAAAGGAGTAACTTCTCTAATTTGGAGACTTCGTGA